Genomic segment of Arachis stenosperma cultivar V10309 chromosome 4, arast.V10309.gnm1.PFL2, whole genome shotgun sequence:
TTGAAAATTGATTAACTTAAGAAAACCAGAGCAAATATTTCAGTGTGAATGTTTTACAGCACCGCATTCTGACAATGAAAGCTAAATTAAGAGTCAAGACCTGTCGAAGCATCCTAGTTATTGTATCactgtttattttttataaagaaaagagatgatgataaaaaaaatataattaagaaTGTATCAATTGGAGAGTTCTAAGTTTAACCTCTTGAACCAACAGAGAGCTTGTACGCTCCTCCATTGCTCTACGCCTGTACATGAGGGCTATGCTTGTTAAGACAACGCCCACCTTGGGATGCTTTTCACCTTTACAAATTGATAAAGCCAGGAGATTTTAGTAACATAACATGCCATTATCGGGATCTGTAAAAAGTGctaactaaatttttatattgaGTTTAGGTAATGAATCAAACTAATATAGAAGTCACCATAGGTTTCCTCTGCCAATGTTAATGCCTGTGTCAAAGCCTTCTCTGCATTACcatagttcctaaaccaacaATTATTACTGATATATCATATTTCTCAACATAAAAAGGAAGTTTGTGGTATAACTAAGGAAAACCAAATGAAAAGCATACCCCTGATATGTTTCAAGCTGCCCTAGAGCACACAGTGCCCCCATCATTAAACCCTCCAAGTTCATGTTACAAGCTCCTAAATATGGATTGCCAAATTTTTTTATGTCGGAAGCTCCTTTTAGGACACTCGTGTAAACCTCTTTCGCCATTGAATAGTTTTGCCCAAGGTATAGGAATTCTCCATATGATAGAGCAGCAGTACCTATATAACCAACTGTTAATTTGGAGGTATAAGAATGCCTTCTACAAACCAGATAAGACGAATCATACCGTTGCTGAGCTGGAGAGATTTGTCAAAAAAAGGGACAGCTGCACCAAGAACATAATAAGCACTcatcaagaatcacaaaaacGAACCAATACACCATAACACCATTAGCACACAACTACCTGATTCGATACTTCCCTTGACAAGCTCAATCAGCCCCTTCAGTGCTTTAGCACGAAGAATTAGAGCCttaaaatcatcatcatcatcatctgttTTCTGTTTCTGGACAACCTCTACACATTTATCAGCAATTGCAGACGCCTTATCATCCTGTATAGCAAAACTTCATCTGAATAAACATGAACGGGACCAACACAGAACtcgaaagaaaatatttttcaaggATTTCAGATACTAACCTGCCCCAACTCTAGATAAAGACCAGCCTCAGCCTCAAGGGCAGCAACTACAATAATAAACCAAAATTCACATGAAATtactaatattaataattaaaaaaaaaaaaagaaactacCAAGAAAAAGTGAAATTACCTCTAACACCCAAGTAAGCATTGGTTAATTCGTGAATACTCTGTAGCTTCTCCAATGCAATATCATACTCTCCcctgaaaaaagaaaagaaaaggtttaAACTATACAAAACTCTCAATGAATTCAAACTAACTAACCAACCACCAAAACTGGAGCTCCCACATTTGTAAGTAAGAGACCAAAATCCGaacttaaatgaaaaataatggttaacaaataaataaatgataaGAACCTTTCATATTCCAAGGTGGACATAGCAAGCAAAGCAA
This window contains:
- the LOC130977128 gene encoding uncharacterized protein LOC130977128, encoding MFRIASSRLSSRAASSSVSSTASFLASLTAKPSPVSLTPLAATSFRSYGNGLELDKSMANPDAINMINYALNQARTDKSFGSYGLGLLVLKHCLTIELTEGKDPKNENSKGIALLAMSTLEYERGEYDIALEKLQSIHELTNAYLGVRVAALEAEAGLYLELGQDDKASAIADKCVEVVQKQKTDDDDDDFKALILRAKALKGLIELVKGSIESAVPFFDKSLQLSNGTAALSYGEFLYLGQNYSMAKEVYTSVLKGASDIKKFGNPYLGACNMNLEGLMMGALCALGQLETYQGNYGNAEKALTQALTLAEETYGEKHPKVGVVLTSIALMYRRRAMEERTSSLLVQEGLYRKVIDILKVTETESEGSAPVVERSDIAAIARGGYAEILNVQENRKSEGEKLKKLAETIWKNRRLTLDEALLDLESTKISIIDPRISRIL